The stretch of DNA CTGAGCAATTAGTGTTTGGTTACTGGTGTTACTGGTTAGTTACTGGTGTTACTGGTTGGGTACTGGTTAGTTACTGCTGCTTCCAGTTAGTGAGTCGTTGGTTACTGGTTGTTTACTGGTGTTACTGGGTGTTTTATCGTTTTTCCCGAGAGGCTACTGGTTTTACGGGGCAGTACTGGGGAACGATTGGTGTGACTGGGATTGTCCCAGTTGCTACTGGTGCGAACGCGAGGTCGCCACCGGCCGCGTACTGGTGTTACTGGGAAGCCCCGCGCTCACCTGGGGGAAGACGGAGGCCTGCGAGGTCTCGGtggcggcggggacgggggtgGCGGGTGACACCACCTCCACCTTCCGCTTCTGCAAGGACACCAGTcggtccctcccagtccctcccagtaaggcccagccctgctgctgggagggcaactgggagcaggaagaggctctgTTGCCCCtcctcagtgctcccagtaccaccccagtgctcccagtatcaccccggcagccccccccccggtgctcccggtagcccctgggtgtccccagtatcaccccagtgctcccagtatcaccccagcagcacccccccggtgctcccggtagcccctgggtgtccccagtatcaccccagtgctcccagtatcaccccagcagccccccccccggtgctcccggtagcccctgggtgtccccagtatcatcccagtgctcccagtagccCCTAGAGGTCCCCAGTatcatcccagtgctcccagtatcaccccagcagccccccccggtGCTCCTGGTagcccctgggtgtccccagtatcaccccagtgctcccagtatcaccccagcagccccccggtGCTCCTGGTagcccctgggtgtccccagcagcccccccagtgctcccagtatcaccccagcagcccccccagtgctcccagtatcgcCCCAGTAGTCCCTAGaggtcccagcagcccccccacacacccccagtgctcccagtatggccccagcacagccacggggatggggacacctgGCCGGGGaatggggggagcgggggccgtggggacagtgatggggacactggggtgctggggagggacacggtgggggggggACCATGGGGACAGAGACCTaagggggatggggacagaccCAGGGACCaagtggggacggggacagcagAGGGGACCGGGACGGGCACAATGATGGGGACCCtttggggacggggacagggacagggacccaCTGGGGACAAAACCAGGCAcccgctggggacagggacggtgaCGGGGACccgttggggacagggacggtgATGGGGACcccttggggacagggaccaTTTGGGGACACGGATGGGGACCAGTTgggggacagggacctgttggggACAAAACCAGACAcccgctggggacagggacggtgaTGGGAACCCTTTAGGGTCGGGGACAGTGACCCGTTGGGGACAAGAACCCCTTGGGGACAAAACCAGGGACCTGTCAGGGACAGGGACAATGGCAGGGACCctttggggacagggatggggacccaTTAGGGACAAAACCAGACACCCGCTGGGGACAGAGATGGTGATGGGGACCCGTTGGGGACAGGGACCCACCGGGGACAAGAACCCCTTGGGGACAAAACCAGGGGACCcgttggggacagggaccctttggggacagggatggggacccaTGGGGGACAAAACCAGATACCACTGGGGACAGAGATGGCGATGGGGACCcattggggacagggacagtgacCCATTGGGGACAAGAACCCCTTGGGGACAAAACCAGGGACCTGTTGGGGACAAGTTCAGTGACAAGGACCCACTGGGGACAAAACCAGGCAcccactggggacagggacccgttggggacagggacggggacccgctggggacagggacctgttggggACAAAACCAGGCACCcattggggacagggacagtgatGGGGACccgttggggacagggacggggacggtgATGGGGACCGTTTGGGGACAGGGACCgtttggggacagggatggtgaCCCATGGGGGACAAAACCAGACACCACTGGGGACAGAGATGGTGATGGGGACCcattggggacagggacagtgacCCACTGGGGACAGGGGCGGGGACCCACTGGGGACAAGAACCCCTTGGGGACAAAACCAGGGACCTGTTGGGGACAAGTTCAGTGACAAGGACCCGCTGGCGACAGGGAcccgctggggacagggacctgttggggacagggacggtgACGGGGACCCGTTGGGGGACAGCGATGGTGACAAAGCCCCTCCAGAACCAGGGGCTGCCatgacgggggggggggatgggaccgggggcgggggaagggggggccaCCACGGGACCTGTCAGGGGACGCCCTGGGGACAGGTGGGGACCCTGGGGGTTACCGTGGGGCGCTGGCCGccgggcggg from Rissa tridactyla isolate bRisTri1 unplaced genomic scaffold, bRisTri1.patW.cur.20221130 scaffold_765, whole genome shotgun sequence encodes:
- the KAT5 gene encoding histone acetyltransferase KAT5 isoform X3, whose translation is MPEVGPAARKRRPGEWRRWGRCPRAAACPSCAVTRTTRMTLAEILSVKDISGRKLFYVHYIDFNKRLDEWVTHDRLDLKRVQVPRKEAKTPTKNGLPGSRPGSPERDPRKSLDLALPAAPASGKSLPGPPGPPGPGTGTVPVPVQITLRFHLPKESEAEPPPAPPPGGQRPTVPVPSGSPSLSPTGPCPQWVPGFVPSGSLSLNLSPTGPWFCPQGVLVPNGSLSLSPMGPHRHLCPQWYLVLSPMGPHPCPQRVPVPNGSPGFVPKGFLSPVGPCPQRVPITISVPSGCLVLSLMGPHPCPQRVPAIVPVPDRSLVLSPRGSCPQRVTVPDPKGFPSPSLSPAGVWFCPQQVPVPQLVPIRVPKWSLSPRGPHHRPCPQRVPVTVPVPSGCLVLSPVGPCPCPRPQRVPIIVPVPVPSAVPVPTWSLGLSPSPLGLCPHGPPPTVSLPSTPVSPSLSPRPPLPPFPGQVSPSPWLCWGHTGSTGGVWGGCWDL